GCACAAACATGCGCAAAAAGCCCTGGATGAGCACCTGCCGTAGCATGCCAAGTATGCTGCCCGTCACGAGACAGGCAATGTAGAAATACAGAAAGTTGGCTCCACCGTTCTTGCCAGCGGTAAAGTGCATGATTGCCTCCTTGGCGGGACCGTCAAGCAGGCTGTAATACACAAGAACCGAGGGGATGAAGATGGAAAGGATGGCCGGGCCGCCGATGTCCTTGAGAACGGGAATGCGCAGGCCCATGTCGCCAAGGAGTATGCCCAGAA
The Desulfovibrio sp. genome window above contains:
- a CDS encoding 2-hydroxycarboxylate transporter family protein yields the protein MQRAETTSGGLLDKFCSFKVGPVPLPLYICFAIIIFAASYYGKLPKDMIGGFAVTLVLGILLGDMGLRIPVLKDIGGPAILSIFIPSVLVYYSLLDGPAKEAIMHFTAGKNGGANFLYFYIACLVTGSILGMLRQVLIQGFLRMFV